A portion of the Plodia interpunctella isolate USDA-ARS_2022_Savannah chromosome 4, ilPloInte3.2, whole genome shotgun sequence genome contains these proteins:
- the LOC128669426 gene encoding nose resistant to fluoxetine protein 6-like: protein MLFSVFLTFAFVFGTSYSSLVDDPVSQRLDSLVESTRPTCESNVINNNLINNEEIKNISEFIDNIQEADAILGTLEVDKEALKVSPNDELTKLVNFPSLNAAVSNIKDAECREQGLKALIGLLLRKPWALQMYDASANSFQVLSSNFSYDLGNFDGCLNIADSPDNGLPIETQYCLASITLNDAEEKKVRTGRDDLIRWAICVPSVCQAEDVQAFIAEVLSRTSVGNSTTVQLTDRNCSSKRPWTVNNLDTAFLIFCVLLGAMLILGTLYDLMTCGKKNGTIGHDLMVSFSLISNFKKIMSTKANDSMGLHWVSGLKSLSMFVTVAGHALLFISSGPVENPEVWDEFLRKPISSIPLSNHLLVDTFLFLSAFLFSYLLLDELEKKRGKVNTTIVFILRYVKMTPSYLMVLLFYMTWFPKLGSGPLWKDRLLLEQDRCMQSWWANLLYINNYVNTDTMCMFQSWYLAVDTQLAFFAPFFIYSLWRCGRAAPRILGLTIVASAIIPFVYTYVYQLDPTLMFYAKEYRDFAGNAYFKAAYIKTELRIVTYVMGIATGYILHQIRLKNYSFSRCGKIFGWAMTIVFSLVTTLPLTVFYQDWHEYNAVEAAAFMSLHKLTWGIVNGWLMLMFTMGDGGWTRCVLTWKYFVPISKLTFSAYLVNVVVELTYVGLVRYPLHATFTSLVTLALSHVLYTFMVAFVLCITFESPLHGVLKVVFAKLLGSGNSKKKKQDQSQASNEISESKSKDE, encoded by the exons ATGCTGTTCTCAGTATTTCTGACGTTCGCTTTTGTGTTTGGCACTTCATATTCTAGTCTAGTTGACGATCCTGTATCTCAACGTCTAGATTCTTTAGTAGAATCTACTCGACCTACATGTGAATccaatgtaattaataataatttaataaacaatgaagaaataaaaaatatttctgaattCATCGATAACATACAAGAAGCTGATGCTATTTTGGGAACTCTTGAGGTTGATAAAGAAGCACTGAAAGTTTCACCTAATGATGAGTTAACAAAATTGGTCAATTTCCCATCTTTAAATGCTGCTGTGTCCAATATCAAGGACGCAGAGTGTAGGGAACAAGGATTGAAGGCTCTGATAGGTCTGCTTCTGAGAAAACCATGGGCTTTGCAga TGTATGACGCTTCAGCGAATTCTTTTCAAGTGTTGTCCTCCAATTTCTCATACGACCTTGGGAATTTCGACGGATGTCTCAATATAGCTGATAGCCCTGACAATGGACTGCCTATTGAGACGCAGTACTGCCTTGCTTCAATCACCTTGAATGACGCTGAAGAGAAAAAG GTTAGAACAGGCCGTGATGACTTAATTCGCTGGGCGATCTGTGTCCCAAGTGTCTGTCAAGCTGAAGATGTCCAAGCCTTCATTGCTGAAGTATTGTCCCGAACTTCTGTGGGAAATTCCACTACAGTGCAGCTGACTGACCGAAACTGCTCATCGAAGCGACCATGGACTGTCAATAATCTAGACACCGCTTTTTT GATTTTCTGTGTACTATTAGGTGCAATGCTCATTCTGGGCACCTTATACGATTTGATGACATGTGGCAAGAAAAACGGAACAATAGGTCATGATTTAATGGTATCCTTTTCATTGATCAGTAACTTTAAGAAGATTATGTCTACTAAAGCAAATGATAGTATGGGACTCCATTGGGTCAGTGGTCTGAAGAGCCTTTCTATGTTTGTGACCGTGGCAGGACATGCACTCTTGTTCATCAGCAGTGGCCCCGTGGAAAATCCTGAAGTATGGGATgag TTTCTCCGCAAACCAATAAGCTCAATACCACTCAGCAATCACTTGCTCGTAGACACGTTTCTCTTCTTGAGTGCCTTTCTGTTCTCTTACCTTCTGTTGGATGAATTGGAAAAGAAGCGAGGGAAAGTGAACACAACTATCGTTTTTATTCTACGTTATGTTAA AATGACTCCATCATACCTGATGGTGTTGCTGTTTTACATGACCTGGTTTCCGAAACTGGGATCAGGTCCGCTCTGGAAGGACCGGCTTTTGTTAGAGCAGGACAGATGCATGCAGTCCTGGTGGGCGAACCTTCTGTACATAAACAACTATGTCAACACGGACACTATG TGCATGTTTCAATCCTGGTACCTTGCTGTGGATACTCAACTGGCGTTTTTCGCGCCATTCTTTATATATAGTCTGTGGCGTTGTGGTCGAGCCGCCCCTAGGATATTAGGTCTCACCATCGTAGCTTCAGCCATCATACCTTTTGTGTACACTTATGTCTATCAACTGGACCCTACGCTGATGTTTTATGCTAA AGAATATAGAGACTTCGCAGGCAATGCTTATTTTAAAGCAGCCTACATTAAAACAGAATTGAGAATTGTTACCTACGTAATGGGTATAGCtacaggctatattttacACCAAATACGTTtgaaaaa ttattCTTTCTCACGATGTGGTAAGATATTCGGTTGGGCCATGACCATAGTATTCTCTTTAGTGACCACGTTACCATTGACAGTATTCTACCAAGACTGGCATGAATACAACGCTGTGGAGGCAGCAGCGTTCATGTCCTTGCATAAACTGACGTGGGGCATCGTGAATGGGTGGCTTATGTTGATGTTTACTATGGGCGATGGGG gttgGACACGCTGTGTTCTAACgtggaaatattttgttccaatttcaaaattaacctTCAGTGCTTACCTGGTCAATGTTGTCGTGGAGTTGACCTATGTGGGTCTTGTAAGATACCCTCTGCATGCCACTTTTACGTCATTG GTCACTCTTGCCTTGAGTcatgtattatatacatttatggtTGCATTTGTGCTCTGCATAACATTTGAATCTCCTCTGCACGGTGTGCTGAAAGTTGTCTTCGCGAAATTGC tCGGATCCGGTAATAGCAAGAAGAAGAAACAAGATCAATCGCAGGCATCAAATGAGATCTCAGAATCAAAATCCAAAGATGAATAG